Below is a window of Paludisphaera borealis DNA.
GCGCGCCGGCGCCGTCGGCGAAGAGAGCGTTGGCGACGATCGCATCGGCGTCCCAGCCGTACTGGAGGTGCAGGCTGCAAAGTTCGACCGCGCAGAGCAGGACGACGGACCGGGGATCGGCCTCGACGAAGGCCCGGGCCGCGCGCAGGCCGTTGAGCGCTCCCTGGCAGCCCATGAAGCCGACGTGCGTCCGCGCCACGCTGCGAGAAAGCTCCAGCCGCTTAATGAGCGCGACGTCGAATCCCGGCGCGTAGAAGCCGCTGCACGACACGGTCACCAGGTGCGTTACCCGCTCCGGGCCCGTGCCCGCCTCGTCCAGAGCGGTCCGGCTCGCGGCCACGGCCAGCGCGCCGGCCGACTCCTCGTACCGCTTCATCCGGTCGCGCGTCGTCGGGGCGTCGCCCCCGTAGAACTCCTGGCGGCCTTCGAGAGGACCTTCAGACGTCCGCAAGACGATCGAGTTCCGCCCCTCGACCCCCGCGCGACGGTAGAGCGTCCCGAACAGCCGCTCCTGCGCCGGAGTCTCGCACGAAAACTGCTTGGCGATCGTCGCCGCCTCGCTCTGCAAGATCCGGTGCGGCGGCAGGGCGGTCCCGATTCCGGCAATCCGCGTGTTCGTGCTCATGATTCGACTCGTAGGTTGAGGGCCGGTGCGTCGTTGACGTGTTCGATGATACGCCGGGTCAACCCGGGGAGTCGCGAGGCCGCCGCGAAGGCCAGCGAGGCCAGCCGAGGACTTCGAAGCAAGAGGGCCGCGGCGCGGCAGGTCCGCCGCCGACCGGTCAGAAGTCGATCGTGGGTGATCGACCACGACCTCGCAAGCGCCGGGTCCCAGCCCTCGATCGCCCGCGCCGCCAGGCTTTCGACCGCCTGGGCCGACATGAGCGCCCAGGCCATGCCCTCGCCGGTGAACGGCTCGACATAGCCGGTCGCGTCGCCGATCAAGAACACACGCTCGCCCGCGACCGGACGGGTTTCGCGCGTCAGGGCGACCGTCCCCCGCCATTCCGCCTCGCCGAGCGCGGGGACGGCCGGGAAGCCCGACTCCGACAGCACCCGGACCGCCGCGACGGCCGGGCCGCCGCTGGTGCGGAGGAATCGCCGTTCGAACGCCGCCGCTGCGTTCAGGCTGCCGTCCTCGACGCGGACCAGGCCTACGTATCCCCCCTTCCCCACCGCCATGAAGATCGTCCGCGTCCGATAGAACGCGGGGAAATCGACGACGACGCAACCCGACCCCACGCGCGACCGCCGCTCGACGCGCGTCCGCAACGCCAGGCCCTCGGCCGGCCCGATCCCTCCCAATCCCGAGGCCGCCACGACCACGCGGGCCGAGGCCGACGTGACGCGGTTGCGACGGGCCAAGCGAACGTGTCGCGCGTCGGCCGTCGCCTCGACGATCGAGGCTCGGGCGTCGGGAAGGAAGCTCGCCCCCGCATCGACAGCCGCACCGACAAGCGCCTCGTCGAACCGGGAGCGCGAGACGGCCATGCCGCCCGGCAGGGGAATCTCCTGAAGCCGGCCGGCGATCCCAAGCCGAAGACCGTCGAGCGGAACGCCGCCGAGCCGGGCCGGCAGCGTCCCCAGCCCGATCGATTCGAGCACTTGAAGCCCCGCGCCGTTGAGGCACGCGCCACAGACCTTGGGACGCGGGAACGGCTTCTTGTCGACGAGCAACACCCGGGCGCCCCGCAGGGCGAGCTGCCGCGCGGCGACTGACCCCGCCGGCCCAGCGCCGATGACGACCACGTCCCACGTCCGTTCCGCGACCGACTCCCAGGCGGCATCCGGAAGCGTCATGGCCGGCTCCAGGAGAGGAGGAACCGCTGCGGCCAGTGGCGGCGGATCGTCACCCCTTCCAGACCGGCCCGGCGCGCCAGGTCGAGCGCCTCGGCCGGCGTGAACGCCGCCGCCGCCGAGACCGGTCCGTCGTACCGGACCACTCGCGAACGCGACAGCGTGTAACAGGCGATCCAGGCGAGCCAACACCCCATGCGGCTCCGCGCCAGGTCGTCCACGAGCACCAACCGGTTCGCCGCAGCGGCCATCCGGCGCAACAGCAAGACGGCGTCGTCCTCGTCAAGGTGGTGCAGAAACAGCGAGCAAACGAGGACGTCGTATCCTTCGGGGATCGGAGCGGCGAGGGCGTCGAGCGCGAAAAACCGCACCCGCGACCCCTGGGCCGCCGCCCGGTCGCGGGCGATGGCCACGGCCTGGGCGCTGAGGTCGCAACCGTCGATCTCGATCGCCAGTCCCGACCGCTCGGCGCGCCTCGCCAGGGCGACGGCCGTGTCGCCCCCTCCGGTCGCGACATCCAGCACGCGGAGCGGGCCGGCGCCCTGAGGT
It encodes the following:
- a CDS encoding type III polyketide synthase, translating into MSTNTRIAGIGTALPPHRILQSEAATIAKQFSCETPAQERLFGTLYRRAGVEGRNSIVLRTSEGPLEGRQEFYGGDAPTTRDRMKRYEESAGALAVAASRTALDEAGTGPERVTHLVTVSCSGFYAPGFDVALIKRLELSRSVARTHVGFMGCQGALNGLRAARAFVEADPRSVVLLCAVELCSLHLQYGWDADAIVANALFADGAGALVVESGAADSTACYRVVASASTLIDDSEDAMSWRVGDHGFTMTLSSRVPDIINGHLRPWLESWLRLHGLGLDDVGSWAVHPGGPRILSAFEEATGLDRAALEVSHRVLADYGNMSSPTILFILDRLRREGGAKPVVALAFGPGLSVEAALLD
- a CDS encoding NAD(P)/FAD-dependent oxidoreductase; this encodes MTLPDAAWESVAERTWDVVVIGAGPAGSVAARQLALRGARVLLVDKKPFPRPKVCGACLNGAGLQVLESIGLGTLPARLGGVPLDGLRLGIAGRLQEIPLPGGMAVSRSRFDEALVGAAVDAGASFLPDARASIVEATADARHVRLARRNRVTSASARVVVAASGLGGIGPAEGLALRTRVERRSRVGSGCVVVDFPAFYRTRTIFMAVGKGGYVGLVRVEDGSLNAAAAFERRFLRTSGGPAVAAVRVLSESGFPAVPALGEAEWRGTVALTRETRPVAGERVFLIGDATGYVEPFTGEGMAWALMSAQAVESLAARAIEGWDPALARSWSITHDRLLTGRRRTCRAAALLLRSPRLASLAFAAASRLPGLTRRIIEHVNDAPALNLRVES
- a CDS encoding methyltransferase domain-containing protein, which gives rise to MFSIATRRRRPELMDQPGLDDREHARALSGLGRINVVSRTAAALWPSLAKLAREQPQGAGPLRVLDVATGGGDTAVALARRAERSGLAIEIDGCDLSAQAVAIARDRAAAQGSRVRFFALDALAAPIPEGYDVLVCSLFLHHLDEDDAVLLLRRMAAAANRLVLVDDLARSRMGCWLAWIACYTLSRSRVVRYDGPVSAAAAFTPAEALDLARRAGLEGVTIRRHWPQRFLLSWSRP